From Qipengyuania psychrotolerans:
GGAAGGGGTGTGGAAGTGAACCTGGATCAGATTGAATTCCTTGCCGCCTGAATTCATTCCCATTCCGGCGGGAAAGTCCACTTGGACCTTCTCCTTGCCGAGCGCGATCGTGCCGCTGGTCTCGCCAAAATTTGTTTCGAATGCGATATCGCCGCGTGCGTTGGCCGCGCCAAGATCGATTGGCGACTGGTGCAGTCCGACATCGCACAGTGCATATGCCGCATTTACGGTCGACCAGCGCTCGGGCGAGGTTCCGTCGCTGAAGCTCCAGTCCTTTTCCTGGGCGACAACAGGGCCAGCAGCCATGGCAGCGAGTGCGAGGGTAGCGATCTTCTTCATAACATACTCCAACTGGCGACCCGACGGTCGCGGGATGTTCGTATGCCAGCGGTATATGAGTGTTGGGGCCGCCAGCGTCACTTACGTCCGACATCACGAGCGCATTTACGCTCGCCAGAGGGGCCCGGTCCGTGGCTCCCTTACGTTCGATCGCGGTATAGGTTCCCGACCAATTATATCTTTTGACATTGGTGAATCCCAACAAAGAACATATAGCGAACACATGACTGCGCAAACTGTCCTTCAAAAGCTCGAAATTCTCGCCGATGCGGCGAAATACGATGCATCATGTGCATCGTCCGGGACGGCAAAGAAGAACAGTCTTGGCGGGAAGGGCATCGGCTCGACCGAGGGGATGGGTATCTGCCATGCCTATGCGCCGGATGGTCGGTGTATCTCGCTGCTCAAGATCTTGCTGACCAATCACTGCGTGTTCGATTGTCATTACTGCGTAAACCGCAAGAGCTCGAATGTGCAGCGCGCGCGGTTCACGCCGCAAGAAGTGGTCGACCTCACGCTCGCCTTCTATCGGCGCAATTATATCGAAGGGCTGTTTCTGTCCTCCGGCATCGTGAAAAGCTCGAACCACACGATGGAACAGATCGTCGAGGTTGCGCGCATCCTGCGCGAAGAACACGATTTTCGCGGCTACATCCACCTCAAGACCATCCCCGAAGCCGATGCGGAGATCGTCCATCAGGCGGGGCTTTATGCCGACCGTGTGTCGATCAATGTCGAACTGCCGACCGACAGCGGATTGACCCGCCTCGCGCCCGACAAGGATGCGCGCCAGATCGAAGGTGCCATGGGCAAGGTGAAGGCTGACCTTGTCGAAGCGAAAGATGCGCGAAAGCGCTTCCGGCACGCCCCGCGCTTTGCGCCAGCGGGCCAATCGACACAGATGATCGTCGGGGCGGACGCCGCGACCGATGCGGACATCGTCGGCAAGGCCAGCCGGTTATACGATAATTTTCGTCTGCGCCGTGTCTATTACAGTGCCTTTTCACCGATCCCCGATGCCAGTGCGGTGCTGCCGCTGAAACGCCCTCCGCTGATCCGCGAACACCGGCTCTACCAGTCCGATTGGTTGATGCGCTTCTATGGCTACAAGCCGAGCGAAGTCATGCAGGCGACCGATGCTGATGGAAACCTGCCGCTCGACATCGACCCCAAGCTGGCATGGGCGCTGAAGTTTCGGGAGCAATTCCCGGTCGATGTGAACCGGGCCACCAAGGAACAATTGCTGCGTGTTCCCGGCCTTGGAGTGAAGGCGGTGAGCAAGATCCTCGTCAGCCGCCGCCATCGCACGCTTCGGCTGGATGATGTGGCAAAGCTCACCCAGTCGATCACCAAGGTGCGGCCCTTCATCTGCACGCTTGACTGGCGACCGGTCATGCTGACGGATCGCGCTGACCTGCGCAGCCTGCTCGCGCCAAAGACCGAGCAGCTGGAGTTATTCGTCGCATGACAGCTCTCCAGCACGTCAAGCTCGGCGCCTATTACGTGGTGCAGATGCCCGAGCCGGACGATTTCGATTTCTGGCGTGAACGGGCGCGTCAGCTGGTCCAGTGCGATGTCCCGCCCGACCGTGTGGCCTGGGTTGAACCCGGCGGCAGCGGCGATTTGTTTGCATCCGGCGAAAAATTGGGCGGAGAGCGGCGATCGCCTGTGCCCGATGCGGATGCGAAGGCAGTGCGGGCCAATCGCCGGTTCGTCAGCCTGGCGCGCAATGCCATCCTCCATTCCGATCCGGAGCGTTTCGGGCTGCTCTACCGGCTGCTGTGGCGATTGCAGGCAAACCCGCGGATGATGGAAGACAAGGCCGATCCAGACGTCCGCAAGATCGAGGAACTCGACAAGAACGTCCGCCGCGACAGCCATAAGATGCACGCTTTCGTCCGCTTCCGCCTTGTCGAATCCGAAGACGAGGAAGTGGGCGAACACTACGTTGCCTGGTTTGAACCCGAACATCACATCCTGCGTGCCAATGCCGGTTTCTTCATGCGCCGCTTCGCCAATATGCAGTGGTCGATCCTGACGCCGCGCGGATGCCTCCACTGGGACGGCGAGACAATGGCAGAAGGCCCTCCTGCCGAGCGCAGCGATGCCCCGGGCGGCGATCCGATGGAGGATATGTGGCGCACTTATTACGCCTCCATCTTCAATCCCGCACGGCTGAAAATTGGTGCCATGCTGAAGGAAATGCCGAAGAAATACTGGAAGAACATGCCCGAAGCCGCGCTCATTCCCGAACTGATCGCAGGCGCGCAGGGGCGCGAGGCGAGAATGGTCGCGGCCGGCGCGCTGGAATTCGAGGAGCGGCCCGAAACGCTGGCCGCTATCGACAAGGCCATCCATGCGTGCCGCAAATGTCCGATTGGCGGCCTCGACAATAATGCTGTCATGGGCGAGGGGCCGCAAGATGCCGCTCTGATGATCGTGGGTGAGCAGCCGGGAGATCAGGAGGATCAGCAGGGGCGTCCATTCGTGGGACCTGCTGGCCAATTGCTTGAGGTGCATCTCGAAAAGGCCGGGATCGACCGGCGCGCGGCCTATGTCACCAATACGGTGAAGCATTTCAAATATGTGATGCGCGGCAAAAGGCGCCTGCATCAGAACCCGGGCGCGAAGGAAATCGACACCTGTCGCTGGTGGATCGAGGCGGAGCGCGCCATCGTAAAACCGAAGCTGATCCTTGCCATGGGTGCCAGTGCGGCGCGCGGTATGCTGGGCAAGACGGTGAGCATGTCCAAAGTGCGAGGCGCGCCGATCCCGCTGGAAGATGGCAGCGAGTTATGGGTCACCGCGCACCCATCCTACCTGCTGCGCCTCGACGGTCCTGCGCGTGAAGAGCAGGCGCGGCTGCTCGATGCCGACCTCGCCGCAGTCAGGCACCGGCTGATGGAACTGGCCGGGTGACACCATGCCCGAAAACGATCTCCAGGTACCCAAGCGCACAATCGATCTCGATCCGGCGTCGATAGACGCGCCCTCCCGCGCGCCCTTCGTCGAGCTGGGCCTTGTCTCATGTTTCAGTTTCCTGCGCGGCGCATCCGATGCGGTGGACATCGTGCTCAAGGCGCGGGCGCTTGGCTATGATGCCATCGGGATAGCCGATGCCAACACCATGGCAGGCGTGGTGCGGGTGCATACCGAAGCACGAACACTCAAGCTGAAGCCCTGCATCGGCTGCCGGATCGAGACAGTCGAGGGGCTGGCCTTCCTCGCCTATCCGGAAAACCGCACAGCCTATGGCCGTCTGTGCCGCCTGATCTCGGCCGGACGGATGCGCGATCTGGATGGCGGATGGCAGGAGAAAGGCGCGTGCGACATCAGCCTCGCCATGCTCGCGCGCCACGCCGAGGGCGTGCAACTCATCCTGCTCCCGCCGAATGATCTGGCGCGCGAATTCACCGTACCTGCATGGGCCAGCAATGTGGTGGGACTGGGCGGCGAAAAGGTGCAGGAGCATATCGCCGCGCCCTTTGCGGACGTCCTGCCGCACCTTTCTGCAGGCCTGGACTCTTTGCGCCATATTGCTGCGGCCTATCTCTACACCGATAACGATATTGCACGGATAGAGCGGCTGGATGCGCTGGCCAAAGCGAACGGCCTGTCCATTCTTGCGACCAATGATGTGCACTACGCAGGGCCCGAACGGCGCCCGCTGCAGGATGTGATGACCGCAATCCGCCACAAGACTACCGTGGCGCGGGCAGGGCACCTTCTGCATGGTAATGCGGAGCGTTATCTCAAGCCGCCTGCAACCATGGTGCGCCTGTTCGAACGCTGGCCCCATGCAATCCACGCTGCGCGCGAAGTTGCCGACGCCTGCAATTTCAGCCTCGACGAACTGCAATACGAATATCCCGAAGAGCTTTATCCCGGCGGGGCGGAGCCGCAGGAGTATCTCGAAAGCGAGACCTGGAGAGGCGCCGACTGGCGCTACCCCTCCGGCGTGCCGGAGAGTGTCACGGAGACATTGCACAAGGAATTGGCGCTGATCGGCAAGATGGATCTGGCGCGGTATTTCCTGACCATCAAGGACATCGTCGATTTTGCGCGCAACAAGGTCGATCCGCCGATCCTGTGCCAGGGCCGGGGAAGCGCGGCGAATTCCGCCGTGTGCTACTGCCTTGGCATCACCAATGTCGATCCGGCCCAGCACCAGTTGCTGTTCGACCGCTTCATCTCCGAAGACCGCAAGGAACCGCCCGATATCGATGTCGATTTCGAGCATGAGCGGCGCGAGGAAGTGATCCAGTACCTCTATCGCAAATACGGCCGCCACCGCGCCGGACTATGCGCCACGGTCATTCATTACCGCCCGCGCATGGCCATCCGCGAAGTTGGCAAGGCCATGGGTCTGTCAGAGGATGTCACCGCTGCCCTCGCCAAGACGGTGTGGGGCGGATGGGGCCGAGAAATCAGTGAAAAACACGCGTCCGAAACGGGCATGGATGTCAGTGATCCGCACCTGAAGCGGGTTCTTAAACTGACCGAACAAATGATTGGAATGCCGCGCCATCTATCACAACACGTGGGCGGGTTCATCCTCACCGAAGGCGCGCTCAGCGAGACCGTGCCAATTGGCAATGGCGCCATGCCTGATCGCAGTTTCATTGAATGGGACAAGGACGATATCGAGGCGCTGGGCATCCTCAAGGTCGATGTGCTGGCGCTGGGCATGCTCACCTGCATCAGGAAATGCCTCGACCTGCTGGACGATCATCACGGGCGCACCCTGACGTTGGCGAGTGTCCCGCGCGAGGATCCGGAAACTTATGCCATGCTGCGCAGCGGCGATTCCCTTGGCGTGTTTCAGGTCGAAAGCCGTGCGCAGATGAACATGCTCCCCCGCCTGCGCCCGCGCGAGTTTTACGACCTCGTCATCCAGGTGGCCATCGTGCGTCCCGGCCCCATCCAGGGCGATATGGTCCACCCCTATCTCAAGCGCCGCCGGGGGGCAGAGCAGGTGGTCATTCCCGCACCATCGCCCGAACATGGCGCACCCGACGAGCTTTCCAGCATTCTCGAACGCACGCTGGGCGTGCCGATCTTCCAGGAACAGGCGATGAAGATCGCGCTCGACGCAGCCAGGTTTTCGTCAAAAGAGGCCAATCGGCTGCGCAAGGCCATGGCGACCTTCCGCAGCCGTGGCATGGTCGACGAACTGCAGGACATGATGGTCGAACGGATGGTCAATCGCGGTTACGACCGCGATTTTGCGCAGCGCTGCTTCAACCAGATCCGCGGCTTCGGCGAATACGGTTTCCCCGAAAGCCATGCCGCCAGCTTCGCGCATCTCGTTTATGTATCGAGCTGGCTCAAATGCCATTTCCCCGCCGCCTTCGCCTGCGCGCTGCTTAATTCACAGCCGATGGGTTTCTATGCGCCCGCCCAGATCGTGCGCGATGCAGCAGAGCACGGGGTCGAGGTGCTGCCGGCTGATGTGAACCTGTCTGCATGGGATTGCACGCTTGAAGAAAAGGGCAAGGCGCGAGCGCAGGGACCCGACAACGGCAGGTTGGACAAGCACGTCGCGCTGCGTCTGGGGTTCAGGCAGGTCGATGGCCTGCCCGAAGCGGTTGCAGCACAGCTTATCGCCGAGCGGGAGACAGGCGGCGCATATGAGGATGTCCGCGCCCTGCGCGATCGCGCGCGCATCGGTCCAGCCCATGCAGAACGCCTGGCCAGCGCCGATTGCTTCGGGTCGATGGGCCTTACACGCAGGCAGGCCTTATGGGACGCACGCAGCCTGGTTGGTGGACCGGATTTGCCATTGTTCGCCGCTGCTGCCGCGCGCGATGAAGGTGCGGAGAGAAGCCGCACAAACCTGCCGCAGATGCCGCTCAGCGAGGAAGTGGTGGCAGATTACCAGACCACTCGCCTCAGCCTGAAAGCGCACCCGATGGCATTCCTGCGCGCCAGCCTTGCGGAGCGCGGATTTGTGCGCGCCTGCGACCTGCGTGCCAAGAAGTTCCGCAGCATGGTCCATGTCGCAGGCGTGGTGCTGATCCGTCAGCGCCCGGGCAGCGCCAAGGGCGTATGCTTCATCACGCTGGAAGATGAGACCGGCGTCATCAATCTTGTCGTCTGGCCGGACCTTAAGGAAAAGCAGCGCCGCGTAGTCATGGGGTCGCGCCTGATGGAGGTGCGCGGCCGCGTCGAATATGACGACGAGGTCATCCATGTCATCGCGCACCATATGACGGATGCGACGGGTGAATTGCACAAGCTTTCCGACGACATACTCAATGCACCGCTGGCGCGCGCGGATCACGTCAGCAACCCGCTGCCCGACAAGTTCAATCCGAGAGACAATCTGCGTGACGGTACCGACGACCCCTATCAACCGGTCGAGCCGTGGCAGGAACCGCCACCGGGCAATCGCGAATGCGGCTGGCAAGGCGGTCATCCGCGCGATGTCCGTATCATTCCGAAATCGCGCGACTTTCACTGACGCTCTGGTAAAGCGCCGCCGATGATCGGCCTTGAGACCCTCGCTGCATTTCTGGTGGTCACTGCGACCACCAGTATCGTGCCCGGGCCCTCGATGATGTTCGTGATGAGCCAGGCAATCTGGCGCGGGCCGCGCTCGGGCTGGGCAGCGCTGATGGGCATGCAAATCGGGTATTTCGTGTGGTGGGCCTTCGCCGCACTCGGCCTTGGCGCGCTTGCTGCCACTTATCCTCTGGCCTTCCGCATACTTGCCATCAGCGGAATCCTCTATCTGGCATGGCTCGGCATCAGGGCGATCCGCCATTCTTTCCACGTGGAAGACGATGGCGCAGCGCCGACGCGCAAGGTGTCTGGCCATGCGTTTCGCGACGGAATTGCCGTGGCCATCGGCAACCCCAAATCCCTGGTCTACATGGTCGCGATCATTCCGCCCTTTGTCGATCCGCAGCGCTCGGTCCCAACGCAGATCGTGATATTGGCACTGGTCGCACTGGTGGCAGACCTTGTAATTGGATGGCTCTACATCGCCGCTGGCAAGCGACTGGCGACATTCATGGAGCGTGCTGCGACGCGAAGCTGGATCGATCGCGGCATCGGGATCGTATTCATCCTGATAGCGGCCGCGATCCTGGTCGATCTGATGGGTACGAAGATTTGAATCTGGGAATTTCACGGCATATCGGCAAGTTCGCAGGCGATCGCCGCGTGCTCGCCTTGCTCCTGCTCGCCGCACTTTTCATCGCCGGGAGATCATGGCTCGCGGCACATCCCGAGCATGATCCGTGGGCACCCCTCAACCTGTCCGACCCGCCGGGCTGGGCGACACAGGCCAAGCTGCAGGCGCTGCGCAGCGATATCCCGCAGTGCCGCGCGGTATTACAGCGAAGCGAGGTGGCGTTCTCGGCGTTGGAACCTGCTGGCGAAGGCGATTGCCGCCGCACAGATCGCACGCGGCTGGATGCATATCCGCTCGTACCCGATACCCCGCCCACGACTTGTCCCATGGCCGTTGCCCTCCAGATCTGGAAGCGCGACACGCTGGAACCAGCGGCGCGGGAAGTCTTCGGGAGTGGGATCGCACGGATCGAACACCTGGGAGCCTATTCATGCCGTCGCCTTTATGGGCGCGATGAGGGGCCGTGGAGTGAACATGCCACGGCCAATGCGCTGGATATTGCGGGTTTCGTGCTCGACGATGGAACACGCATCAATGTGCTGAGCGACTGGCTGGCAGAGGGTGATAAGGCGCGATTTTTAAGGAGAGTGCGTGACGGTGCCTGCGACGGTTTCGCTACCGTACTCTCACCCGACTACAACTCCGCCCACGCCGACCATTTTCACTTCGACATGAGCGATCGCTGGCGCGGCACCTGCCGTTAGAACGGATCGAGCGAATAGCCTGCGCTGCGGACAGTGCGGACAGGATCCTTTGCACCATCCATCTCCAACGCTTTACGCAGGCGGCGAATGTGAACATCGACCGTGCGCAACTCGATATCGCTGTCGGTGCCCCAGACCCCGTCGAGCAGCTGGTTCCGGCTGAACACTCGGCCCGGACTTTCCATGAAAAATTTTAGCATGCGGTACTCGGTCGGACCAAGTTTGAGGGTTTTCCCTGATCGACTGACCTTGTGTGCAACAGGGTCAAGAGTGATGTCGCCGAGCTCTATGGATTCGCCTGCCAGCACTGGCCGGATGCGCCGCATCACAGCTGCAACCCGTGCCAGAAGCTCCCGCGGTGAGAAGGGTTTGGTAAGATAATCGTCTGCACCGGTTTCCAGTCCGCGGACCCGGTCATCCTCGGTTTCGCGTGCCGTCAACATGATGATTGGCACATGAGCTGTCGTTTTGTCCCGGCGCAGGCGGCGGCACACCTCAATCCCGCTTGTCCCTTCGATCATCCAGTCGAGAATGACGAGATCGGGGGTTTCCTCGGTCGCAAGAAGGATCGCCTCATCGCCGTCCGGAGTGGTGCGGACGTCATAGCCTTCGTTCGTAAAGCGGTATTCCAGCAGTTCAGAGAGGGACGGGTCGTCTTCGACCAGCAGTAGTTTAGCTGCCTGCACTTTTGCGTCTCCATGCGAGCGTGATTTCTCGTTGGACACCGGCGTATGACCCTTAAGCTACAGGTTTATGTCAACCGTCTTCGTCGACGGGATAAAGTCCCGTAGCAGCAAAGTGGACCATTTCTGCGACGTTGGTTGCATGGTCCCCGATCCGTTCGAGGTTACGGGCCACGAAGAGGAGCTGCGCCGCACTTGAAATCATCGACGGATTTTCAACCATGTGGCTGACAAGGTTGCGGAAAATCGAATTGTAGAAGGCGTCGACTTTCTCGTCGGCGAGGATGACTTCCTTGGCGAGTTCGGGATCGCGCGCAGCGTAGGCCGTCAGCACGTCATGAACCATCTCACTGGCGACTTCGGCCATCGCCGGGAGAAGGGTGAGAGGCTCGAACTTCTTGCGATTGTCGCCAATCTCGCGGCTCGCCTTGGCGATGTTCTTCGAATAATCGCCAATGCGTTCAACGACGCCGGCTATTTTCAGTGCTGCGATAACTTCGCGAAGGTCGTCGGCCATAGGGGCGCGCAGAGCGATGATGCGCACGGCCAGCTTATCGATCTCGCTTTCCAGCGCGTCGATTTTCTTGTCGGCCTTGACGACTTTCTTGGCCAACTCATCGTCGCCGCGCACCAGCGCATCAAGCGATTGCTGAATTGCGACTTCGGCCAGACCGCCCATTTCCGCGATCAGTCCGCGAAGGCGTGTGATGTCCTCGTCGAAGGCTTTTACGGTATGTTCTTGCATTTTTTCCAAAGCCTTATCCGTACCGGCCCGTGATGTAATCCTGCGTTCGTTTTTCGAGCGGATTGGTGAATATGTCAGAAGTCCGGCCATACTCCACCATCTTTCCGAGATGGAAGAACGCGGTGCGCTGGCTGACGCGCGCGGCCTGCTGCATTGAATGGGTCACGATCACGATAGCATAACGACCATTCAGCTCATCAATCAGTTCCTCGATTTTTGCGGTCGCAATGGGGTCGAGCGCGGAACATGGCTCGTCCATCAGAATAACTTCAGGATCCACTGCGATGGCGCGCGCGATGCAAAGGCGTTGCTGCTGTCCGCCCGAAAGTGCAGTGCCGCTATCCTGAAGGCGTTCCTTGACCTCTTCCCACAATCCTGCGCGGCGCAGGGATCGTTCGACCACTTCGTCAAGCTCGTCCTTGCCTTCGGCAAGTCCGTGGATTTTGGGGCCGTACGCAACATTGTCGTAGATCGATTTCGGGAACGGGTTCGGCTTCTGGAATACCATGCCGACGCGTGCGCGCAGTTGCACGACATCCATGCCGGACTTGTAGATATCCTCGCCATCGAGATTGATCTCACCCTCGACGCGGGCCGTGGGGATCGTGTCGTTCATGCGGTTGAGTGTCCGCAGGAAAGTCGACTTGCCGCAGCCGGACGGGCCGATGAAAGCGGTGACATACTTAGTCGGAATATCAATCGACACCTCGTCGATCGCCTTCTTGTCACCGTAGTATACGGAGACGTCCCGCGCGCTCATCTTGGCGTCGGTATCTTCCAGATTTTTGTGAACTACGGTCACCACTTTTTCTCGAACTTGTTGCGCAGGTAGATGGCGAGGCCGTTCATCAACAGGAGGAACAGCAATAGGACAATGATAGCCGCACTTGTCCGTTCAACGAAACCGCGATCGATTTCGTCGGACCACAGGAAAATCTGCATCGGCAGAACTGTCGCAGGTGAAGTGAACCCATCAGGCGGTGTCGCGACGAATGCGCGCATGCCGATCATCAGCAGAGGCGCTGTTTCGCCCAAGGCGCGGGCCATGCCGATGATAGTACCGGTCAAGATACCGGGCAGGGCAAGCGGCAGGACGTGGTGGAAGACGACCTGAACCGGCGAAGCGCCCACGGCCAGCGCACCGTCGCGGATGCTGGGAGGAACAGCCTTGATGGCATTGCGTCCGGCGATCACGATAACCGGCATGGTCATCAGGGCCAACGTCATACCACCGATCACTGGGGCCGATCGCAAATTGGGGAAGATCGTCAGGAACACCGCCAGGCCGAGCAGGCCGAAGATGATCGACGGAACTGCAGCGAGATTGTTGATCGATAGCTCGATCAGATCGGTCCACCGGTTTTTCGGAGCGTATTCCTCGAGGTAGAGTGCTGCCAGAACGCCGATCGGGAACGCTAGCAGCAAGGTCACCACCATCGTCAGCATGGAGCCTTTCAAAGCGCCCCAGATTCCGACTTGTTGCGGGTTGGTGGCATCGGCGCGGCTAAAGAAGCCGGCGTCGAAATTCTTGTCAATCTTGCCCTCGGCGTCGAGCTGTGCGGCAAGGGCCTGCATTTCGGCCGAGCCTTCACCAGCGTAACCGCTGGCAAGATCGGCACTTGCAGGCAGCCAGAATGTCCGTTCCTGTCGGATTATCGACGGGTCGGCAATGATGGCCTGCGCGACATCGCGCCATGCTTGTGCGCCAAGCTCTTCAGCGGCTTCTTCGCCGAGCGCTTCCTGCGCGAAATACTGAACCACTTCAGGTAAGCCCTGTCCTTGAAGCGATTGCACGGCGTCTGGGCCAGCCATCGTCGCGGGATCAGCCGACAGGCCAGCCTGCGCGAAGTCGATGGGCACAGCCACTTCGGAACGCTGGAAACCGCCGATGCCGTTGAAAGTCATCGAGGCGAGCAAATAGATCAGCACGCCAACTGAGAACACGATTGCCGCAAGACCAAGGCCGCGGAAACGCTTTTCAGCTGCGTAGCGCTTTTTCAGCCGCGCTTCGAAGGCGGGCGTACGCGTGGGGGCAATGCGCTCACTCATAAGCTTCGCGGAACCTCTTAACGACGCGCAAGGCAATGAAGTTCAGACCCAGTGTGACCATGAAGAGCACGAACCCGAGCGCGAAGGCACTCAGCGTTGCGGGATGGTCGAAACTGCCTTCGCCAGTCAGCATGGCGACGATCTGGACCGTCACCGTGGTCATGGAATCGAGCGGATTGGCGCTGAGGTTTGCCGCAGTGGATGCTGCCATCACCACGATCATGGTTTCCCCGATGGCGCGGCTGATCGCGAGCATTACGCCTGCCACGATGCCCGGCAACGCGGCTGGCACCAGTACGCGGCGGATTGTTTCATTGGTGGTCGCACCCATTGCCAGGCTGCCATCGCGCATGGCTTGCGGCACTGCTGCGATGGAATCGTCGGCCATCGACGATACGAACGGGATAATCATCACACCCAT
This genomic window contains:
- a CDS encoding UdgX family uracil-DNA binding protein (This protein belongs to the uracil DNA glycosylase superfamily, members of which act in excision repair of DNA. However, it belongs more specifically to UdgX branch, whose founding member was found to bind uracil in DNA (where it does not belong), without cleaving it, appears to promote DNA repair by a pathway involving RecA, rather than base excision.); translated protein: MTALQHVKLGAYYVVQMPEPDDFDFWRERARQLVQCDVPPDRVAWVEPGGSGDLFASGEKLGGERRSPVPDADAKAVRANRRFVSLARNAILHSDPERFGLLYRLLWRLQANPRMMEDKADPDVRKIEELDKNVRRDSHKMHAFVRFRLVESEDEEVGEHYVAWFEPEHHILRANAGFFMRRFANMQWSILTPRGCLHWDGETMAEGPPAERSDAPGGDPMEDMWRTYYASIFNPARLKIGAMLKEMPKKYWKNMPEAALIPELIAGAQGREARMVAAGALEFEERPETLAAIDKAIHACRKCPIGGLDNNAVMGEGPQDAALMIVGEQPGDQEDQQGRPFVGPAGQLLEVHLEKAGIDRRAAYVTNTVKHFKYVMRGKRRLHQNPGAKEIDTCRWWIEAERAIVKPKLILAMGASAARGMLGKTVSMSKVRGAPIPLEDGSELWVTAHPSYLLRLDGPAREEQARLLDADLAAVRHRLMELAG
- a CDS encoding extensin family protein; its protein translation is MNLGISRHIGKFAGDRRVLALLLLAALFIAGRSWLAAHPEHDPWAPLNLSDPPGWATQAKLQALRSDIPQCRAVLQRSEVAFSALEPAGEGDCRRTDRTRLDAYPLVPDTPPTTCPMAVALQIWKRDTLEPAAREVFGSGIARIEHLGAYSCRRLYGRDEGPWSEHATANALDIAGFVLDDGTRINVLSDWLAEGDKARFLRRVRDGACDGFATVLSPDYNSAHADHFHFDMSDRWRGTCR
- the phoU gene encoding phosphate signaling complex protein PhoU — protein: MQEHTVKAFDEDITRLRGLIAEMGGLAEVAIQQSLDALVRGDDELAKKVVKADKKIDALESEIDKLAVRIIALRAPMADDLREVIAALKIAGVVERIGDYSKNIAKASREIGDNRKKFEPLTLLPAMAEVASEMVHDVLTAYAARDPELAKEVILADEKVDAFYNSIFRNLVSHMVENPSMISSAAQLLFVARNLERIGDHATNVAEMVHFAATGLYPVDEDG
- the phoB gene encoding phosphate regulon transcriptional regulator PhoB, which produces MQAAKLLLVEDDPSLSELLEYRFTNEGYDVRTTPDGDEAILLATEETPDLVILDWMIEGTSGIEVCRRLRRDKTTAHVPIIMLTARETEDDRVRGLETGADDYLTKPFSPRELLARVAAVMRRIRPVLAGESIELGDITLDPVAHKVSRSGKTLKLGPTEYRMLKFFMESPGRVFSRNQLLDGVWGTDSDIELRTVDVHIRRLRKALEMDGAKDPVRTVRSAGYSLDPF
- a CDS encoding LysE family translocator, with amino-acid sequence MIGLETLAAFLVVTATTSIVPGPSMMFVMSQAIWRGPRSGWAALMGMQIGYFVWWAFAALGLGALAATYPLAFRILAISGILYLAWLGIRAIRHSFHVEDDGAAPTRKVSGHAFRDGIAVAIGNPKSLVYMVAIIPPFVDPQRSVPTQIVILALVALVADLVIGWLYIAAGKRLATFMERAATRSWIDRGIGIVFILIAAAILVDLMGTKI
- a CDS encoding error-prone DNA polymerase, which gives rise to MPENDLQVPKRTIDLDPASIDAPSRAPFVELGLVSCFSFLRGASDAVDIVLKARALGYDAIGIADANTMAGVVRVHTEARTLKLKPCIGCRIETVEGLAFLAYPENRTAYGRLCRLISAGRMRDLDGGWQEKGACDISLAMLARHAEGVQLILLPPNDLAREFTVPAWASNVVGLGGEKVQEHIAAPFADVLPHLSAGLDSLRHIAAAYLYTDNDIARIERLDALAKANGLSILATNDVHYAGPERRPLQDVMTAIRHKTTVARAGHLLHGNAERYLKPPATMVRLFERWPHAIHAAREVADACNFSLDELQYEYPEELYPGGAEPQEYLESETWRGADWRYPSGVPESVTETLHKELALIGKMDLARYFLTIKDIVDFARNKVDPPILCQGRGSAANSAVCYCLGITNVDPAQHQLLFDRFISEDRKEPPDIDVDFEHERREEVIQYLYRKYGRHRAGLCATVIHYRPRMAIREVGKAMGLSEDVTAALAKTVWGGWGREISEKHASETGMDVSDPHLKRVLKLTEQMIGMPRHLSQHVGGFILTEGALSETVPIGNGAMPDRSFIEWDKDDIEALGILKVDVLALGMLTCIRKCLDLLDDHHGRTLTLASVPREDPETYAMLRSGDSLGVFQVESRAQMNMLPRLRPREFYDLVIQVAIVRPGPIQGDMVHPYLKRRRGAEQVVIPAPSPEHGAPDELSSILERTLGVPIFQEQAMKIALDAARFSSKEANRLRKAMATFRSRGMVDELQDMMVERMVNRGYDRDFAQRCFNQIRGFGEYGFPESHAASFAHLVYVSSWLKCHFPAAFACALLNSQPMGFYAPAQIVRDAAEHGVEVLPADVNLSAWDCTLEEKGKARAQGPDNGRLDKHVALRLGFRQVDGLPEAVAAQLIAERETGGAYEDVRALRDRARIGPAHAERLASADCFGSMGLTRRQALWDARSLVGGPDLPLFAAAAARDEGAERSRTNLPQMPLSEEVVADYQTTRLSLKAHPMAFLRASLAERGFVRACDLRAKKFRSMVHVAGVVLIRQRPGSAKGVCFITLEDETGVINLVVWPDLKEKQRRVVMGSRLMEVRGRVEYDDEVIHVIAHHMTDATGELHKLSDDILNAPLARADHVSNPLPDKFNPRDNLRDGTDDPYQPVEPWQEPPPGNRECGWQGGHPRDVRIIPKSRDFH
- a CDS encoding putative DNA modification/repair radical SAM protein; this encodes MTAQTVLQKLEILADAAKYDASCASSGTAKKNSLGGKGIGSTEGMGICHAYAPDGRCISLLKILLTNHCVFDCHYCVNRKSSNVQRARFTPQEVVDLTLAFYRRNYIEGLFLSSGIVKSSNHTMEQIVEVARILREEHDFRGYIHLKTIPEADAEIVHQAGLYADRVSINVELPTDSGLTRLAPDKDARQIEGAMGKVKADLVEAKDARKRFRHAPRFAPAGQSTQMIVGADAATDADIVGKASRLYDNFRLRRVYYSAFSPIPDASAVLPLKRPPLIREHRLYQSDWLMRFYGYKPSEVMQATDADGNLPLDIDPKLAWALKFREQFPVDVNRATKEQLLRVPGLGVKAVSKILVSRRHRTLRLDDVAKLTQSITKVRPFICTLDWRPVMLTDRADLRSLLAPKTEQLELFVA